Proteins co-encoded in one Streptomyces roseochromogenus subsp. oscitans DS 12.976 genomic window:
- a CDS encoding tetratricopeptide repeat protein, which translates to MTMRTTAEWEQRCAALWAAFEDCDAAEFRSRIEALAAELPQGHAVAAFELASAYDATDLGERAVVHYRKALDGGLDGDRRRQAVIQLASTLRALGDPQAGADLLLAEREQTSDHLDDAVTAFLALAFVDLGREREAAALALGALARHLPCYNVSLARYAAAVADPAPNG; encoded by the coding sequence ATGACCATGAGGACCACGGCGGAGTGGGAACAGCGGTGCGCAGCCCTGTGGGCGGCCTTCGAGGACTGCGACGCGGCGGAATTCCGGTCGAGGATCGAGGCGTTGGCCGCCGAGCTGCCGCAGGGACACGCCGTCGCCGCCTTCGAGCTGGCCTCCGCCTACGACGCCACCGACCTGGGCGAACGCGCCGTTGTGCACTACCGGAAGGCGCTGGACGGCGGCCTGGACGGCGACCGCCGGCGGCAGGCCGTCATCCAGCTGGCGAGTACATTGCGCGCGCTCGGCGACCCGCAGGCCGGCGCCGACCTGCTGCTCGCGGAGCGCGAGCAGACCTCGGACCACCTCGACGACGCGGTCACCGCGTTCCTCGCCCTGGCGTTCGTCGACCTCGGCCGGGAGCGGGAAGCCGCGGCACTCGCGCTGGGCGCGCTCGCCCGCCATCTGCCGTGCTACAACGTCTCGCTCGCCCGTTACGCCGCGGCCGTGGCCGACCCGGCCCCGAACGGCTGA